Proteins encoded by one window of Pseudonocardia sp. HH130629-09:
- the thiE gene encoding thiamine phosphate synthase, whose translation MSDTDTRPGTRDTRRARLDALTDARLYLCTDARTARGDLAEFADAALAGGVDIVQLRDKGGPDGPLEARAELAALEVLADACRRHGALLAVNDRADVALAAGADVLHLGQDDLPVPWARRVVGDDVLVGRSSHSTDETLTAADEDGVDYFCVGPCWPTPTKPGRPAPGLDLVRTVAGRAPARPWFAIGGIDGDRLDEVLDAGADRIVVVRAITEAEDPRAAAAALRARLV comes from the coding sequence GTGTCCGACACCGATACCCGTCCCGGCACCCGCGACACCCGTCGCGCCCGGCTCGACGCCCTCACCGACGCCCGCCTCTACCTGTGCACCGACGCCCGCACCGCACGTGGTGACCTGGCGGAGTTCGCCGACGCCGCGCTCGCCGGCGGGGTCGACATCGTCCAGCTGCGGGACAAGGGCGGGCCCGACGGACCGCTGGAGGCGCGCGCCGAGCTCGCCGCCCTGGAGGTGCTCGCCGACGCGTGCCGCCGGCACGGCGCGCTGCTCGCGGTGAACGACCGCGCCGACGTCGCGCTCGCCGCGGGCGCCGACGTGCTCCACCTCGGCCAGGACGACCTGCCGGTGCCGTGGGCACGCCGGGTCGTCGGCGACGACGTGCTCGTCGGCCGGTCCTCGCACAGCACCGACGAGACCCTGACCGCCGCCGACGAGGACGGCGTGGACTACTTCTGCGTCGGTCCCTGCTGGCCCACCCCGACCAAGCCGGGACGCCCGGCGCCCGGCCTGGACCTGGTCCGCACGGTCGCCGGGCGCGCCCCGGCGCGGCCGTGGTTCGCGATCGGGGGCATCGACGGCGACCGGCTCGACGAGGTCCTCGACGCCGGCGCCGACCGGATCGTCGTGGTCCGGGCGATCACCGAGGCCGAGGACCCGCGTGCGGCCGCGGCGGCGCTGCGGGCCCGGCTGGTCTGA